A window of the Desulforapulum autotrophicum HRM2 genome harbors these coding sequences:
- a CDS encoding FAD-dependent oxidoreductase: protein MDKIKGALTKVSGAVMVVGGGIAGMQAALDIANSGFYVYLVERSPAIGGKMAQLDKTFPTNDCAMUIISPKLVEVGRHSNIELLTLTEVTGISGQEGDITATLTQHPRYVDTDKCIACGLCAEKCPKKVDDEYNEGLGKRKAIYVSYSQAVPLKYTIDPENCLYLTKGKCGNCEKVCPSHAINYLDTAREITINVGSVVLSTGFKSFDPSKLDYLSFGRHPDIVTSMGFERVLSATGPQGGHLVLPSDKKHEKEPQKIAWLQCVGSRDENRCNNGYCSSVCCMYAVKQSVMAKDHSKQPLDCAIFYMDMRTQGKDFDTYVETAKQKGVRFVRSRVHSILPDTETGDLIMGYADELGVMNREHFDMVVLSTGLEISAESFELATGMGIELTPSNFIKTDSFNPVSTSIPGVYACGVFTGPKDIPQSVMEASAAASAATEGLSTARNTKTRTVTLPEERRVEDEQPQIGVFVCNCGTNIGGIVDVPSVAAYARTLAGVTYVEENLFTCSQDTQDKLVEVIRAKGLNRIVIAACTPKTHEDLFRETLINAGLNKYLVEMANIRNQDSWVHSNQPELATAKAKDLVRMAVAKAFRLDPLFESKLPVTQSALVVGGGIAGMTAALSLAHQGYPVTLVEKNQVLGGNGRRLYKTYKHEDVPAFMKKIINEVETDDKIEILLGSVIDKVDGFVGNFKTTIATGENNRTVDHGVAVIATGAVESSPSEYCHGEHEAVMTLLELDARFLDDAKRLETAENTVFIQCVGSRNQEHPYCSKVCCTHSIKSAIALKERHPDMGVYILYRDIRTYGEREFLYKQARELGILFFQYDLENKPEVVPEGDHVTVTFKDHVLGQRLCVDADILCLAARIDARDNTKLGQAFKVTSDNAGWFLEAHQKLRPVDFANDGVFLCGMAHYPKPVDESIAQAKAAAARALTVLSRDSINIGGIVAQINPERCAGCGGCIAVCPYNAITMDKVNHVAVVNDALCKGCGACAATCPSEAPSLMGFNNEQLYAQIKSAMAV, encoded by the coding sequence ATGGATAAAATTAAGGGTGCCCTGACCAAGGTCTCCGGGGCAGTTATGGTTGTTGGCGGTGGCATTGCAGGAATGCAGGCGGCTCTGGACATTGCAAATTCTGGGTTCTATGTCTATCTTGTGGAACGTTCACCAGCCATTGGTGGCAAAATGGCGCAGCTGGACAAGACTTTTCCGACCAATGACTGTGCAATGTGAATTATTTCACCAAAACTGGTCGAGGTCGGCCGGCATTCAAACATTGAATTACTTACATTAACAGAAGTTACAGGTATCTCCGGACAGGAGGGTGATATCACTGCCACCCTGACACAGCACCCGAGGTATGTGGACACGGACAAGTGCATTGCCTGTGGACTCTGTGCTGAAAAGTGTCCTAAAAAGGTGGATGACGAATACAACGAAGGGCTTGGAAAAAGAAAGGCCATTTACGTGTCCTACTCCCAGGCAGTTCCGTTGAAATATACCATTGATCCTGAAAATTGCCTCTACCTCACAAAGGGAAAGTGCGGCAATTGTGAAAAGGTATGTCCTTCCCATGCCATCAATTACCTTGATACGGCCCGTGAGATAACCATTAACGTGGGCTCTGTGGTGCTTTCAACCGGTTTTAAATCGTTTGATCCGTCAAAGCTTGATTACCTCTCGTTTGGGCGTCATCCCGATATTGTCACTTCCATGGGGTTTGAGCGGGTGCTTTCAGCCACCGGGCCCCAGGGTGGACACCTGGTGCTGCCTTCGGATAAGAAGCATGAAAAGGAGCCCCAAAAGATTGCCTGGCTTCAGTGTGTGGGCTCAAGGGATGAGAATCGCTGCAATAACGGTTATTGCTCGTCTGTCTGCTGCATGTATGCTGTAAAGCAGTCGGTCATGGCAAAGGACCACAGCAAACAGCCGCTGGACTGCGCCATTTTTTACATGGACATGAGAACCCAGGGAAAAGACTTTGACACCTACGTTGAAACGGCAAAGCAAAAAGGGGTTAGGTTTGTCCGGTCCAGGGTCCATTCCATCCTCCCGGACACAGAAACGGGCGACCTGATCATGGGGTATGCCGATGAACTCGGTGTGATGAACAGGGAACATTTTGACATGGTGGTCCTCTCAACGGGCCTTGAAATCAGTGCTGAAAGTTTTGAGCTTGCAACGGGCATGGGCATTGAACTTACCCCATCCAATTTCATCAAGACCGACAGTTTTAATCCTGTTTCAACATCCATTCCCGGGGTATACGCCTGCGGTGTGTTTACAGGCCCTAAAGATATCCCCCAATCGGTGATGGAGGCAAGTGCAGCAGCCTCTGCCGCAACTGAAGGTCTATCTACTGCAAGGAACACAAAAACCCGGACAGTCACCCTTCCAGAAGAGCGGCGGGTGGAAGATGAACAACCCCAGATCGGTGTTTTTGTCTGTAACTGTGGCACCAACATTGGCGGTATCGTTGACGTGCCGTCTGTTGCTGCCTATGCCAGAACCCTTGCCGGGGTGACCTATGTGGAGGAAAATCTTTTTACCTGTTCCCAGGATACCCAGGATAAACTGGTTGAGGTGATCCGGGCCAAGGGATTGAACCGTATTGTCATTGCCGCCTGTACGCCAAAGACCCATGAGGATTTATTCAGGGAAACCCTTATCAATGCAGGGCTCAACAAGTACCTTGTTGAGATGGCCAACATCAGGAACCAGGATTCCTGGGTTCATTCCAATCAACCCGAGCTTGCAACGGCAAAGGCCAAGGATTTGGTCCGCATGGCCGTTGCAAAGGCATTTCGCCTTGATCCTTTGTTTGAGAGCAAGCTTCCCGTAACCCAGTCCGCCCTGGTTGTGGGTGGTGGAATTGCCGGCATGACGGCGGCCCTTTCACTCGCCCATCAGGGGTATCCTGTTACTTTGGTTGAAAAAAATCAGGTGCTGGGCGGCAATGGCCGGCGGCTTTACAAGACTTATAAACACGAAGATGTCCCTGCCTTTATGAAAAAAATTATCAATGAGGTCGAGACCGATGACAAAATCGAAATTCTTCTGGGTTCGGTCATTGATAAGGTTGATGGGTTTGTTGGAAATTTCAAGACAACCATTGCCACGGGTGAGAATAACAGGACAGTGGATCACGGGGTTGCCGTTATCGCAACTGGTGCCGTTGAATCCAGCCCTTCTGAATATTGCCATGGTGAGCACGAAGCTGTGATGACCCTTCTAGAGCTTGATGCAAGATTTCTGGACGATGCAAAGCGGCTTGAAACTGCAGAAAATACGGTTTTTATTCAATGTGTGGGTTCCAGAAACCAAGAACATCCCTATTGCTCCAAGGTGTGCTGCACCCATTCCATCAAAAGCGCCATTGCCTTAAAGGAACGTCACCCGGATATGGGCGTTTACATTCTATACCGGGATATCAGGACCTATGGAGAACGTGAATTCCTCTACAAACAGGCAAGGGAACTTGGAATACTTTTTTTCCAGTATGACCTGGAGAATAAGCCTGAGGTGGTTCCAGAAGGCGACCATGTCACCGTTACTTTTAAGGACCATGTTCTTGGGCAAAGGCTTTGTGTGGATGCTGACATTCTCTGTCTTGCGGCCCGTATTGATGCCCGGGACAACACAAAGCTTGGCCAGGCCTTTAAGGTGACATCGGACAATGCCGGGTGGTTCCTTGAGGCCCATCAAAAGTTGAGACCCGTGGATTTTGCAAACGACGGTGTCTTTCTCTGCGGCATGGCCCATTATCCAAAACCTGTGGACGAGAGCATTGCCCAGGCAAAAGCTGCAGCGGCAAGGGCATTGACTGTTCTTTCAAGGGACAGCATCAACATTGGTGGTATTGTTGCCCAGATCAACCCGGAACGTTGCGCCGGTTGTGGTGGGTGTATTGCGGTCTGTCCGTATAATGCCATTACCATGGACAAGGTCAATCATGTGGCCGTGGTTAACGACGCCCTTTGTAAGGGGTGCGGGGCCTGCGCCGCAACCTGTCCTTCTGAAGCGCCGTCGTTGATGGGATTTAACAATGAGCAGCTGTATGCACAGATCAAGAGTGCCATGGCAGTATAA
- a CDS encoding hydrogenase iron-sulfur subunit — protein sequence MCNWCTYGAADLAGVSRMQYPANMRIIRVMCSASVSPHHILRAFQSKADGVLVGGUHIGDCHYLYGNNMTIKRITFVQEMLKFMGLEGRLHLEWISSAEAQKFARVVTDFTEKIRHLGPNPIGAIGNETGGGHGYHRAG from the coding sequence ATGTGCAATTGGTGCACCTATGGTGCTGCTGATCTTGCTGGTGTCAGCCGTATGCAGTATCCAGCGAACATGAGAATTATCCGGGTTATGTGCTCGGCAAGCGTGAGTCCCCATCATATTTTGAGGGCTTTCCAGAGCAAGGCCGACGGTGTCCTGGTGGGTGGTTGACACATTGGCGACTGCCATTACCTGTATGGTAATAACATGACGATCAAGCGGATCACCTTTGTTCAGGAGATGCTCAAATTCATGGGCCTTGAGGGAAGGCTTCATCTGGAGTGGATTTCTTCTGCCGAGGCCCAGAAATTTGCACGGGTGGTAACGGATTTTACCGAAAAAATAAGGCACCTTGGACCCAATCCCATTGGGGCCATTGGTAACGAGACAGGGGGGGGACATGGATATCACCGGGCAGGTTGA
- a CDS encoding protein FdhB3, with the protein MDITGQVERLLKQKTVDIFLGYRDFCGHLIPHGYTLDNLEDLDNLKTSSVRYSLEKVATHLAEKNPDLKIGLIARDCTERALNVLYTWNQLKSEKIETIDVNCCPSRTREHADCSLLEPKKTGNFKQKNGIDFNADPQDFMAENDNGERFSRWMYEFSKCIKCYGCRNICPVCFCPDCSLENPDLVEPGFLPPEIPIFHLVRAVHMAGRCVDCGLCEDACPAEIPLRFLYRQMNDIVEQVFGYIPGKSIEKSPFTIIGDKVTLEPKPMDA; encoded by the coding sequence ATGGATATCACCGGGCAGGTTGAACGTCTTTTGAAACAGAAAACAGTGGATATCTTTCTGGGTTACAGAGATTTTTGTGGTCACCTCATTCCCCATGGGTATACCCTTGACAACCTTGAAGATCTTGACAATCTCAAGACCAGTTCTGTTCGCTACAGCCTTGAAAAAGTGGCCACCCATCTTGCTGAAAAAAATCCGGATTTAAAGATCGGACTGATTGCAAGGGACTGCACGGAACGGGCGCTAAACGTGCTCTACACCTGGAACCAGCTTAAATCTGAAAAGATTGAAACCATAGACGTCAACTGTTGCCCCTCAAGGACACGTGAACACGCTGACTGCTCATTGCTTGAGCCTAAAAAAACCGGAAATTTTAAACAAAAAAACGGTATTGATTTTAATGCAGATCCCCAGGATTTCATGGCAGAGAATGATAACGGTGAGCGTTTTTCCCGGTGGATGTACGAGTTCAGTAAATGCATCAAGTGCTATGGCTGCAGAAACATCTGTCCGGTCTGTTTCTGTCCCGACTGCAGCCTTGAAAATCCAGATCTGGTGGAACCGGGGTTCCTTCCTCCCGAGATTCCGATCTTTCATCTTGTCCGTGCCGTCCATATGGCCGGCAGATGTGTGGATTGCGGACTGTGTGAGGATGCCTGCCCGGCTGAGATCCCCCTGCGGTTTCTCTACCGCCAGATGAATGACATCGTTGAGCAGGTATTTGGTTACATACCAGGCAAGAGCATTGAAAAATCACCGTTTACCATCATTGGAGATAAGGTCACATTGGAACCCAAGCCAATGGATGCCTGA
- a CDS encoding formate dehydrogenase H subunit alpha, selenocysteine-containing yields the protein MNCKFVPSVCSYCGTGCGVLFEVIDGKINSTLPLKSHPVNQGKLCIKGWNLHEYINSFMRLKTPLVREGDRLHKATWDEAINHAAKKFNKIKEVHGPDAIGVLVSAKVTNEENYLAQKLARAAVGTNNVDHCARLUHSSTVAGLAAAFGSGAMTNSIAEFENDSKVIFVIGSNTTACHPLIATRIIRAKEKGAKLIVADPRNIQLARFADLTVHHHLGSDVALLNGMMHVIIRNNWHQAEYINQRCEDFEALKTMVEAYTPERVEKITGVEARDIEQMAELYATNAPGALLYAMGITQHTTGVDNVKSCCNIAMLCGNLGVAGGGVNPLRGQNNVQGACDMGGLPNVFTGYQPVADENARNKFSKAWGCELSSSPGMTMTDMIAGIEAGKIKGLYVIGENPKLSDPDKNHLDHALKKLDCLVVEDIFLSESAQVADVVFSSAALGEREGTFTNTERRCMLSRKAVEPVGNTRPDWQIIAKFSTALGYPMSYESSEEIFNEMAGLTKSYQGMTYERMGIDGLQWPCPTPEHPGTPYLHKTTFARGLGKFHAIEYKEPAESISAEFPMLMTTGRMFAHFHTGTMTRVSNSLDVEQKTGYVEINPEDAQRLNISTGEMVLLTSRRGKIEAPARVTSDVPQGDIFLPIHFGENPTNTLTSSTAFDPIAKIPEFKVGSVRVEKLLA from the coding sequence ATGAACTGTAAGTTTGTACCATCGGTCTGCTCATACTGCGGAACAGGGTGCGGTGTTCTTTTTGAGGTGATTGATGGAAAAATAAATTCCACCTTGCCCCTGAAATCCCATCCGGTTAATCAGGGAAAACTCTGCATCAAGGGCTGGAACCTCCACGAATATATCAACAGTTTCATGCGCCTTAAGACGCCCCTTGTCAGGGAGGGAGATCGCCTGCATAAGGCCACCTGGGATGAGGCCATCAACCATGCAGCTAAAAAATTTAACAAGATCAAAGAGGTCCATGGCCCGGACGCCATTGGTGTTCTTGTGTCGGCCAAGGTGACCAACGAGGAGAATTACCTTGCCCAGAAGCTGGCCAGGGCGGCGGTTGGCACCAACAATGTCGACCACTGCGCCCGGCTGTGACATTCTTCCACAGTGGCAGGGCTTGCCGCTGCATTTGGAAGTGGAGCCATGACGAACTCCATTGCCGAGTTTGAAAATGATTCCAAGGTGATCTTTGTTATCGGATCCAACACCACGGCCTGTCATCCTTTGATTGCAACCCGTATCATTCGGGCCAAGGAAAAGGGTGCCAAGCTCATCGTTGCTGATCCCAGAAATATCCAGCTGGCACGATTTGCCGATTTAACCGTTCACCATCACCTGGGATCCGACGTTGCCCTTTTAAACGGCATGATGCATGTGATTATTCGAAATAATTGGCATCAGGCTGAATATATCAACCAGCGGTGCGAGGATTTTGAGGCGCTTAAAACCATGGTTGAGGCCTACACTCCCGAGCGTGTGGAAAAGATTACGGGCGTTGAAGCCCGTGATATTGAACAAATGGCCGAACTTTACGCCACCAATGCACCGGGGGCCCTTCTCTACGCCATGGGCATCACCCAGCACACCACCGGGGTTGATAACGTCAAGTCCTGCTGCAACATTGCCATGCTCTGCGGTAATTTAGGTGTAGCCGGCGGTGGTGTCAACCCATTGCGGGGCCAGAACAATGTACAGGGGGCCTGTGACATGGGAGGGCTTCCCAATGTCTTTACCGGTTATCAGCCCGTTGCCGATGAGAATGCCAGGAATAAATTTTCAAAGGCCTGGGGCTGTGAGCTCTCTTCATCGCCGGGCATGACCATGACTGACATGATCGCAGGTATTGAAGCTGGAAAAATAAAGGGGCTCTACGTCATTGGTGAAAATCCAAAGCTCAGTGACCCCGATAAAAATCATCTGGACCATGCCCTTAAAAAGCTTGATTGTCTGGTGGTCGAGGATATTTTTCTTTCCGAAAGCGCCCAGGTTGCCGATGTTGTTTTCTCTTCAGCCGCCCTGGGAGAGAGAGAGGGAACCTTTACCAACACAGAAAGAAGGTGCATGCTTTCAAGAAAGGCCGTTGAACCCGTGGGTAACACCCGCCCGGACTGGCAGATTATTGCGAAGTTTTCAACGGCCCTGGGATATCCAATGTCCTATGAGTCTTCAGAAGAAATTTTTAATGAGATGGCCGGGTTGACCAAAAGCTATCAGGGCATGACCTATGAGCGGATGGGCATTGACGGACTCCAGTGGCCCTGTCCGACCCCGGAGCACCCGGGTACCCCCTACCTGCATAAAACCACCTTTGCAAGGGGGCTGGGTAAGTTCCATGCCATCGAGTACAAGGAACCTGCTGAGTCGATCAGCGCAGAATTTCCCATGCTCATGACAACGGGCCGGATGTTTGCCCATTTCCATACGGGCACCATGACTCGGGTTTCAAACAGTCTGGATGTCGAACAGAAGACAGGCTACGTGGAAATCAATCCTGAAGATGCCCAACGACTGAACATCTCTACCGGTGAAATGGTACTTCTGACCTCACGACGGGGAAAAATTGAAGCCCCTGCAAGGGTCACAAGTGACGTCCCCCAGGGAGATATTTTTCTTCCCATCCATTTTGGAGAAAATCCCACAAACACCCTGACAAGCTCGACGGCCTTTGATCCCATTGCCAAAATCCCCGAGTTCAAGGTCGGGTCCGTTAGGGTTGAGAAGCTTCTCGCCTGA
- a CDS encoding HDOD domain-containing protein — translation MQEIKYRIIFRKLYSEDSKILGQYLIQEFKFSKEKIAHLINFAPSVLCDSPNKNRIKIVAKDLRAMGAGITIHNLVRFEKSSVFVDIQQLKMMSKVLSMSLRAGVDTALVYAEVQPSNAKDRLVSLIGRQTQIEEGFRDSDSVYVIDDNKIVFLGFSSDKSSCLKIIPKFVQLIEKTVENKAAIKTGVSIFPEDGYSFQELFHKIEKKLHPFAKDGHGALVAAKQTQAISHGAHQEFAGDYVYGTCFNNARGETFQKLLKMESDFLCYGLKQLSSSDQKKFFLRFPYNSSLSDFLSEKLEKPTENKLTYDPEYKFKAFFSEMQFEKKLLEIKKNQAMILTALNQRVTLSTIPSVALQVYRLALDPAADSDDIQKMVQLDQALTLKLLKIVNSAFYGLSQKIDSVKEAVVVLGTDEIINMALGLSLSKAFTASNLKGLIDPKQLWKHSVGTAFVGKYLCRKMEIPLGVDIFTACILHDFGKLFLIENCSDLYRKILEISKEKNLPVYDIEEEHLGFNHGRVGGIIAKKWNLPDSLVQAISFHHHPSSSEIHSRLAAITGTANALFHMAFDLDNNDNTNGLLKDHLEGLNSIPKKLDSRSIAEIVEEVRGMLCDNDSVFEIIS, via the coding sequence ATGCAAGAGATTAAGTATCGAATAATATTTAGGAAATTGTATTCAGAAGATTCTAAGATCTTGGGTCAATATCTTATTCAGGAATTTAAATTTTCAAAAGAAAAAATAGCTCATTTAATCAACTTTGCACCATCCGTTTTGTGCGACAGTCCCAATAAAAATAGAATAAAAATAGTTGCAAAAGATCTCAGGGCAATGGGTGCAGGCATTACCATCCATAATCTTGTCAGATTTGAAAAAAGTTCTGTTTTTGTTGATATACAGCAGCTTAAAATGATGTCGAAAGTATTGAGTATGAGCCTTAGAGCAGGCGTTGATACAGCTCTGGTTTATGCAGAAGTTCAGCCCTCGAATGCCAAAGATCGACTCGTTTCACTCATAGGAAGACAGACCCAGATCGAAGAGGGCTTCCGGGACAGTGATTCTGTTTATGTGATTGATGATAATAAAATAGTATTTCTTGGATTTTCGTCTGATAAATCGAGTTGCCTGAAGATCATTCCTAAATTTGTTCAGTTAATAGAGAAAACAGTAGAAAACAAAGCAGCTATAAAAACCGGTGTATCCATTTTTCCTGAAGATGGATATTCTTTTCAAGAATTGTTCCATAAAATAGAAAAAAAACTTCATCCCTTTGCGAAGGATGGTCATGGTGCCCTTGTTGCAGCAAAGCAAACCCAGGCAATTTCCCATGGGGCGCACCAAGAATTTGCCGGGGATTATGTTTACGGTACCTGTTTTAACAATGCAAGGGGGGAGACCTTTCAAAAACTGTTAAAAATGGAATCAGATTTTTTATGTTATGGCTTAAAGCAACTTTCCTCTTCTGATCAAAAGAAATTCTTTTTGAGATTCCCCTATAACTCTTCCTTGAGCGATTTTCTATCTGAAAAATTGGAAAAACCGACGGAAAATAAGCTGACCTATGATCCTGAATATAAATTTAAAGCGTTTTTTTCTGAAATGCAGTTTGAAAAAAAATTGCTTGAAATTAAAAAAAATCAAGCGATGATCCTGACAGCATTAAATCAGCGGGTGACGCTTTCAACTATTCCATCGGTAGCATTGCAGGTTTATCGTTTGGCATTGGATCCAGCGGCAGATAGTGATGATATTCAAAAAATGGTTCAACTTGATCAAGCCCTGACTTTAAAACTTCTTAAAATAGTTAATTCTGCTTTTTATGGCCTTTCACAAAAAATTGATTCGGTAAAAGAGGCAGTAGTCGTGCTTGGAACCGATGAGATAATTAACATGGCTTTGGGGTTGAGTTTGTCAAAGGCGTTTACAGCTTCAAACCTGAAAGGGTTGATTGATCCCAAGCAATTATGGAAGCATTCGGTTGGGACCGCATTTGTTGGAAAGTATTTGTGCCGTAAGATGGAAATACCCTTAGGGGTGGATATCTTTACGGCCTGTATTCTCCATGATTTTGGAAAACTGTTTTTAATTGAAAATTGTTCCGACCTGTACAGGAAAATTCTAGAGATATCCAAGGAAAAGAATTTGCCTGTTTACGATATTGAGGAGGAGCATTTGGGGTTCAACCATGGAAGAGTCGGCGGCATAATTGCAAAAAAATGGAATTTGCCCGATTCACTGGTCCAGGCGATTTCTTTTCACCATCACCCATCCTCTTCAGAGATCCATTCAAGGCTTGCTGCAATTACAGGTACTGCAAATGCCTTGTTTCATATGGCTTTCGATCTGGATAATAATGATAACACCAATGGGTTGTTAAAGGACCATCTGGAAGGTTTAAACAGTATTCCCAAAAAACTTGATAGCAGATCCATTGCTGAAATTGTGGAGGAGGTCAGGGGAATGCTATGTGATAATGATAGTGTTTTTGAGATTATTTCATAA
- a CDS encoding adenylate/guanylate cyclase domain-containing protein, producing the protein MKDDFVGVNDLNESQLDQFRKTFLAIQKKYETKIYELSILKEMVESMKSIDLKDQDLIWRMQLDCLVKYKNLSGAIFYIIEDFQNKEEKYIYSGFEDPIDGSVFKNIDAFKIAVGEKRATIVENLAENGAVKGLEGGLYALPVVSGENLYGVLILLTNDKDGFKKNDGLFYSIVCGHLMNIVAFRRFYFGKIKEEKQILQLSRFFSKNVVHEILKSGVPRLGGERKKACAIFVDLRGFTTLSEKIGSEEVVNILNNFFSCMIPIVFKNRGTLDKLMGDCIMAIFGAPIDDIRCSYNAVKTALEMFLAFRDFKQDHGGLYNSLQMTVGINTGELVAGFIGSENHLNYTVIGDTVNSAQRLQSLAKTNQIYLSSTVFDEIKDDLDELKNIRSVALLGEIKLKGKKNVLNVYRIIPETC; encoded by the coding sequence ATGAAAGATGATTTTGTGGGGGTGAATGACCTGAATGAATCTCAATTAGATCAGTTCAGAAAGACCTTTCTTGCAATTCAGAAGAAATATGAAACAAAAATTTATGAATTATCCATTTTAAAAGAAATGGTTGAATCAATGAAATCCATTGATTTAAAGGATCAGGATCTGATTTGGCGCATGCAGCTTGATTGCCTGGTTAAATACAAGAATCTTTCAGGGGCTATCTTTTATATTATTGAAGATTTTCAGAATAAAGAAGAAAAATATATATACTCAGGCTTTGAGGATCCCATTGATGGTTCTGTTTTTAAAAATATCGATGCCTTTAAAATTGCCGTTGGTGAGAAACGAGCAACGATCGTAGAGAACCTTGCTGAAAATGGAGCGGTTAAAGGGTTGGAAGGTGGGCTTTATGCGCTGCCCGTGGTTTCCGGAGAAAATCTCTACGGTGTACTCATTCTTTTAACCAACGACAAAGATGGCTTTAAAAAAAATGATGGCCTTTTCTACTCGATTGTCTGCGGCCACTTGATGAATATTGTGGCCTTTCGCAGGTTTTACTTCGGTAAAATTAAAGAAGAGAAGCAAATCCTTCAGTTGTCAAGATTCTTTTCTAAAAATGTAGTTCATGAAATTTTGAAAAGCGGGGTGCCCAGACTTGGTGGAGAAAGGAAAAAAGCCTGTGCCATCTTTGTTGATTTAAGGGGGTTTACCACTCTTTCTGAAAAGATAGGATCAGAAGAAGTCGTAAATATACTGAATAATTTCTTTTCATGCATGATTCCCATTGTTTTTAAGAACAGAGGGACCCTTGATAAACTTATGGGAGACTGCATCATGGCCATTTTCGGTGCCCCCATTGATGACATAAGATGCAGTTATAATGCCGTAAAAACTGCCCTTGAAATGTTTCTTGCATTCCGTGACTTTAAACAGGATCATGGCGGTCTGTATAACAGTCTTCAAATGACCGTTGGCATTAATACCGGGGAGCTTGTTGCAGGTTTTATAGGTTCGGAAAATCATCTGAACTATACGGTGATTGGTGATACTGTAAATTCTGCCCAGAGACTCCAGTCACTTGCCAAGACAAACCAGATTTATTTGTCCAGCACTGTGTTTGATGAAATAAAAGATGACCTGGACGAGTTGAAAAACATACGAAGTGTTGCTCTGCTTGGAGAGATAAAGCTAAAGGGTAAAAAAAATGTTTTAAATGTTTATAGAATTATTCCTGAAACCTGCTAA